Part of the Triticum urartu cultivar G1812 chromosome 2, Tu2.1, whole genome shotgun sequence genome, GTTGGGGTCCACGGAAAGTGCTGCGCGGCAGTCCCGGAGGGCGCCTGAGATGTCACCCACGTGCTCGTGGAAGGCCGCACGCAGATGGAGCAGGTTCAGGTCCGCCTTAAAGGCAATTGCCTTAGTCAGCTCTGAGATGGCATCTTTCTCCTTGTGGTTGTCCATCAGAACTGAGGACCAGATCATACAGGAGTTCACATCAGCATAAAGGGGGCATGAGAACTTTAAACAGATGAGCTAATTCAGGAACTAAATGAAATATATGGTTGTTGCACCAACTGATCAGGTTGAGCATAGAATATGGCAAACAACATTGACTTATCACTAGCCCATGTTAGGAACTGGGTAGTTGGTTTGTTAAAGTACCAACAAACCCTCTCTGAGAGTTGGGCGCAGATGAGCTACAACCAATAACAAATTGAACTACTTTGACCAGAATTTTATATTCAAAGTTTCAACCTTCTTTGATACTGGTGATCTAAAACTAGATATGCTAGGCAGGTACAAGCGCTTACCAGCAGCACGGTATCTGTAGGGATAGACCCGGAGGGGGTCAAGTTTGGTGACCATCTGCAGATCAGCTTTAGTTAGATCCCGGTCACAATACTCAGACCTCTTCTCGTACGCTGATGCATTGCTCCTGGCCTTCTCTATCAGCTTGGTCATTTCCTCGAATGCACCGGTCCTGTTATTCCTAAGGAAATGAACCCTGGCAAGGCCTTGATGAGCTCTCGTGTGGCCAATCTTTAAAGCGTTAATGTAGCATTCAGCTGCCAAGTCCAGATTCCCGCAATCCACATAAACACTCCCAAGGTTATTCAAAGCCTGTAAGATGTGAAACAAATATATGTGTTAGATGCTTCTTGTCTGGACATTTCAGCCTAGAAAGTTACAGAATCATCTATATACGAACTTGGATCTAGCTGTGCTAAAGAAAAAGTTTTCAATTAAGTAGCTTAATTCATGTAGCAAAGAACAAAGGCAGGTAGCTAAGATGATTGCAAACATGATGAAATTCATCTGAGCAGCTACTGAAGCCAACAACCCACTCCATATGGGAAAAATGGCATTCTATACCCTGGATGGTATGGCATGCTCTAACTTAGACAAGAAGATATCCATTTGACAAGAAATCAAATCACTCTTGGAGTACCCTCAATAGACCAGTTAATGAGTTGCCATGTTAGGAGCACCAGGACAGCCATTTTTTAATGGTAAGTGCACCATTCCCATTACTCAATGTAACAACGAATATGACATCCTAACAAGGGCTATGTATAGCAACACCTGATCTGAATCATAAAGAGTCACCTATACATTTAACAAATGAGGAAATGCACATGCATATACTACACAAAAGGAATAGGTAGAAAAGTCAACAAAGTTCCACTCCGTAATTTGCGAGCCTGGGATAAAACCCTCCTTTGCTACATAAGTATTTACGGTATAAGATCTGTGGATCTCTATATAGCAATATGTCACAGGAGAAACAAGGCAGCAAATCCTTATCATGCATGGAATGTTTATCCAGGCAGATCTGAGAAAGAGGTGTAGGAAAGTCTTACCTGGCCCTTCCTAAGTCTATCTGAGGGACACCGTAATGCATCTTCAAGAAGCGATACGACTGTTGCTGAGGTTGACGCCTCAAGACTCGAATCAGCTAAAGCATAAGCTTTTAGAAAGAAGGCCTCAAATGATCTCTGTATGGCAATCGATGCTTCCGCTTTCTGTAATCCTTCCTCGCAGTGGCCAGTATCATACAGTATCCATCCTTCGTAAACAAGTCGTTCATGTTGGCTTGCCGCATGCTCACGAGCAAGCTGCAAGCTGCGCATTGCAGCCTCGGGACAATTTAATCTGGAAAAAGAACAAAGACAATTGCATTAGTCCTAACATATACTGCCAAAGAATTAGATCATGGAGGAAGCATGTGCAACTATGCTGATCTGTGATCAGCCATCTATTGAATTAGCATTCCAAGACATGCCAGGCATGCAAACCATGTGATGTAGCATCTACAATGCCAATAATTGATAGACTAACAAACTGCATTATGCCAGATATCAATTATTCTGTGCAATAACATAAATTAATTAAGTTACCTGAGAAGCAGCAAAGATTGTCTGAAGTACAGTACTCCCTTAGCAGCATCTGACTCCAGCATTTGATATATGACCGAGAGGGATCCAATATCATCCACAGAGGACCACCGATCATAAAGCTGCATCCAGCAATCAGCAGTCGTCCATTGCTCTACATTCTCCATTACAAGCGTACGCAGCTGCTTCGCAGCCACCCGACCACCAATCATACGATAATCTGGAGCAAGCGTGAGGATTGCCTGTACATCGCATAAGGCAGCTCTGTAGTCCTCTAGAGCAAGGTAGCAACAGAACCTTAGCTCTAAGCATTCCAGGACCAGCTTGAACCCCAGGATCCGGTTAATCTCCATCAGGGCAGCTTCAACACTTTGCCTTTTCATCAATGATGCAGCTCGAAACATATAGGGGTATGTAAGGGTAGGATCCAGTTCAGTAGCCTTATTGAGATTCTCCAACTTGCTGTCACCGTCCAGATATAGGGCTCTCTCTTGATACATCCACCCAAGAGGCCACCGAGATGACATGACAGAGTCAAGCAAGTTGAGAGAATAATGTTTATTACTCCTCAGAGAGGCCAATCTAGCCAAGCCCACTACTGAGTAGACATGACCAGCGGTAAAGGCGGCATTGAACAGGCGCTCAGCCTCAGCATGATCTTTCCTTAGCAGCCTCACGCAAGCCAATTGATGCAAGGCCAACTGCTTCTGTCTAGAATCTGATGCTGAGTCAACCAGCTTCTCCAAGAAGCTTACAGTGACATCTGATGTTGCACTGATGCTCATGGAGACTTCACCAAGAAGGCAATATAGGGAGAAAGATGCATTGCCAGCCATAGTGGATCTCTGCTGCTTATTCGCGGAGGAGAATATCCTAACCACTTGCTCATCATTCAAGCATTCTGGAAGCTCATTCAGGAGCACCTGCAAGCATGACGCGGCAAGTATGGAACAGCCCAGCTCAATAGCACACTCCATGTAATCTATGGCATCTTGCCTGGAAGAAACAAAAGAAGCAAGTTTTTGCTCGCAAGCATCCTTGAGGCCCTTGCAGCAGAATTTGTTAGCAAAATCAAGCATCTCCAAAATAGATTCTGCTGACAAATACGGTAGTCTTCCTGATAGGCTGAATTTACTGATGGCCCGCATACCAATAGGCGAGATGCCATTCCGAGACATGTCAATGACTTCAAGATGCGACTCCTTAAACCCACCGTTAAGCATCGCATACAGTGGAGTTGACAAGGCCGCCAGCTTCCGCCTATCGCATGCAATCATGTCATCCCTTATCCGGAAATGAACCACAGGGGAGCCCTGGAACTCATCAGATTCATCGTCATAGCTTATCCCATGCGACTCGGCGGAGATCTGCGAGACGAAATCCAGCAGCTTGAACTCTTGAGAGCACTTGCCGCACGAGCCAAGAAGGTCCGATATCGgctcctctcctctcttctcgTACTTGAGCCATGCCCCAAATATGAGCTTCTCGTGTATCGTGCTCGCCTTCTCCCAGGCAGCCTGGAGGCTCCTTCGCGACAGCTTGGCCTCACCCAGCCCGCGGAAAACCTGGAACTGGAGCAGGTACAGGCACGACTTCTCATCGGGAGGGCAGTACTCCAGCTCCTCGTGAATCTGGGCCAGTATGTCGACGTAGTCAGCGGGCTTGAAGTGCGGGAGGACCGGCGGCTCCGGCATTTTCATCAGAGATTCTCTGCATCCCAAAGACAAGGAAAGACACTTGAATCAGCTGGCTCTTCACACCAAAAAACATCTAGCAGCACtaaaaaaaatctgaattttgATGTTCACCGCCCCAAGACCAGACTAATAATTAACCAAGGTACTTATAACACAATTCAGCAGCAAACAGAGCACTTGTACTGCCTTGCTGCAAGGAAATTAGGGATGGTGGGGAGGCAAGAAGGCTTAcatcgaggaggaggaggagctggAGTGGCCAGTGAACTTGGAGAGCTTCCCTTTGTCCATGGGCAGCCATGAGTGGGTGGCGGACTGGAGCTTGGTCTCCTTGCAGGAggtcaactcggagaagaagagCTTCCTCATGGCACATAAATACCACGGCGAATCAGAGCCGGCCCCCGTCTTCTTCCTCCGAATCTGCCCAAACCCCTGGCAAGAACCGCCGCAGATCTTCCGAGAACCCAACCACCGGGGGacggggggagagggaggggggcGGAGGGAGGAAGGGGACGCCTTTAATGGCACGAGCGAGCCAACGAAGCAGCTAGCGCCCCCGCtgcaagcggccaagggaagaaCTAACCACTCCCCCTCTCCTCGCCCTTTTTTAATTCGCACCCCAACCGCACCCGCACCGCCAGACCAAATCCGGCCCCGTGAGCTGAGGTGAGCTGAGCAAGCGAGCCGACCCACCGCACCAGCTGGGGGACGACGACGAACGGACAAATCGTCCTTCCAAGATGCGCGCTTTCCCTTCTTCCCTGGAGCGGagcgggagggagggagggagggagcgCGGGCGGGCGCGGGGATGCGCCTCCGCACCTCCTTGGCGGCGGAATTGCCGGGGACCCCGGTCGCCGCGGGGCCTGCTGGGCCTCAGGCGAGCCCTCCTCGATCTCCGGCGGGTCGGGGCCGGCCGGATCGAGTCGAACCGGCAGCGGGGGACGTGGTGCGGCGGAGGAGGGAGAGCGGGCCGGCGggggaaggggggagggggcggcggcgacggggaggagagggagaaggggTCGGGCTCGTCGCGGCGGGCGGGCGGGCTCAGTGCGTGCGCGGCTCCACTGGACCtcgggcgggggtgggggtgggtaTCCGAGGGGAAAGGGGGGAGAGGGAAATACGGGGGTGGTTTGCTGCTCGCTCGTCCTTTTTTCCTGGGGAGTCTGAATTTCTCTATCTATTCTGCCAGCATCCCATGGCCATGTGTGCTGGTTGGCAGACCACCATGCAAAAGTGGAGATGGATCTCGTATTGGGGGAATAATCAGGGGAGATGACAAACGCAAAAGGCAATGGGGGCAGCTGAATTGGGCGCATGGGATGGGCTTTGAAGCTGACATGAACCTCATGGATGCCCACCCACCCGCACCCACACCCGCACATACATGTAGACAAAGTGCAAAAAGATTAGTAGGCTGGTTTGCTCATGTAGATGAGCAAGGGCCCAAACAGATAAAACTGAAAAATGACAGCGGTTCACAGCACTGCCTGTTTCCCCTCCACCGCCGGGTGCTTTTCGGCGCCGGGGAGGCGGTCGGGGCGTGTGGATAGGGTTGCCTTGGTCTTGGCTAGGGCTAGGTGTAAGTGTCTGATGGCGGCATCGAACGAGGTCTCCCTGTCATGTCCTTGCTCCGGCGATGCGACTCGGCGTTGGTGGAGGACGTGTGGAGTTTCGGTGTCGTATATGGCCGGTTCGTTTTGTTTGAATAGATCTGGGGTGGTCTAGCCCTCTTTGCCGCCTTCTAATGGATACTGAGCTTCGCCTAGGATTAGGCCTAGGTGTCAGGCCGACCGTAGCTAGGCAGTGGAGTCACTGACGGGGTAGAATAAGGTCACTTCCTGGTTCTGCCAGGGCGGGTCTGATGTGGTCCAGCCATCTTCGACGCCTTCTGATGCGGCATCAAGCTTCGCTAGAGTTAGATCTAGGTGTTAGCCGATGGTGGCGGGGCGGTCGCTTCAGCATGGAATCGGGTATCCCCAACGTGTCCTCACTTGCCGCTACAACCAGTCGTACATGTCCTCGGCCGGACCTTGAAGAACCTCCTATGCCCCTGCCACCGCCAGCGAACTAGGGTGTGTGCCTTCGGGCAGAACCGCTCCTTGTCTTCCCATTCCTCAATGACGGTGTCGTCTTCCTGTTATAGTTCAACCTCAGACTCAGTGCAACACACTAAAATTGTTGGTacatacaatatactccctccgttctgatttactcgtcgtggttttaattcaaatttgaacggagggagtacaataaAATAGCTCGTTCTAGTTCCCACAGCTACGATAGACAAGGTTGTAAAATAGAAGTTTATTGTCAGACAGGGATGTGGACGCAAAGGTCTGCTGTGTCTGAAATGTATATGAATGTGGATGATCTGAATACACCACTATCTGGGCAGGGGGGGTGGTtactgatacatccatttttcaTCTCTATTTTTATTATAACTTACTCTTTACTTAATGATATTTTGCACATTATTGCTCGATTCTAATGTCGTTTCCCCTTCAATTTGAATGAAACACACACAGAGGAGAATTCTCAGGAATTACCATATGGCGGGAAAACAAGGCTAAAAATGTACTTGTAGAAAAAGCAGTTTATGGAACTCCAAAAATAGCCAGAAAATCCCGTAAATTATTTTGGTGGAAAGAAGCTTGGAGCTAGAAGATGGACCAGAGAGGGGCACAGGGCCTCCACGCACCCTGTCCGAGCCCACCTAGGCCACGTGGAACCTTGGCCAATGGCCACTACCTCTCGTCACCCTTGGTCTATATTTTTCTCTTGGTCGGGGATTTGTTCGCCACTTTGAAGAAAACACAGAGCTCTGTTCTATTTTTATATAAGAATAAAAATGTCAGGTTCAActtctttcaaacactcctttatgcttttcaggaaattctacattatttccgattaacaatatgtcattcacatatacttatcagaaatgttgtaatgctcccactcactttcttataaatacaggctttaccgtaagtctgtataaaaccatatgctttgttcactttatcaaagcatatattccagctccgagatgcttgcaccagtccagagatggatcgctggagcttgctcactttgttagcacctttaggatcgacaaaaccttttggttgcatcatatacaactcttttttaagaaatccattaaagaatgcaattttgacattcatttgccagatttcataaaatacgGTAACTGCtgacatgattcggacagacttttaagcatcgatatgagtgagaaaatctcatcgtattcaacaccttgaacttgtcgaaaacattttacgacaattcgagctttgtagatagtaacactactatcagcgtccgtcttcctcttgaagatccatttattctcaatggctcaccgatcatcgggcaagtcaatcaaagtccatactttgttctcatacatggatcccatctcagatttcatggtctcaagccattttgcggaatctggactcatcatcgctttcccatagttcgtaggttcgtcatggtctagtgacatgacttccagaacaggattaccgtaccactctggtgcgtaacatactctggttgacctacgaggttcagtactaacttgatctgaagtttcatgatcatcatcattaacttcatCACTaattggtttaggcatcactagaactgatttctgtgatgaaccattttccaattcgggagaaggtacaactacctcatcaagttctatttttcttccactcacttctttcgagagaaactccttctctagaaaggatccattcttagcaacagataacttgccttcggatatgtgacagaaggtgtacccaacagtttcctttgggtatcctatgaagacgcatttctccgatttgggttcgagcttatcaggttgaagttttttcacataagcatcatagccccaaactttaagaaacgacagcttaggtttcttgctaaaccacagttcatatggtgtcctcttaacggatttagatggtgccctattagctgttggggaacgtagcagaaattcaaaattttcctacgtatcaccaagatctatctatggagagactagcaacgaggggagggagagtgcatctacatacccttgtagatctctaagcggaagcgttcaagagaacggggttgatggagtcgtactcgtcgtgattcaaatcaccgatgatcctagtgccgaacggacggcacctccgcgttcaacacacgtacggaagggagacgtctcccatgccttgatccagcaaggaggagggagaggttgatggagatccagcagcacgacggcgtggtggaagtagcgggattccaacagggcttcgctaagcgctgcgggaggaggaagatgtgtcacgggaggggaagggaggcgccaggccttagattggtttgctcctcctttttccccactatatatagggccaagggagagggggaggcgcagcccttgccccttcctccaaggaagggtgcggccaagggtggggaggagtccatcctccccaaggcacctcggaggtgccttccccctttaggactctcccctttttctcttctcttggcgcatgggcctcttggggctggtgcccttggcccatataggccaaggcgcacccccttcagcccatgtggccccccgaggcaggtggccccacccggtggacccccgggacccttccggtggtcccggtacaataccgatgaccccgaaacttgtcccgatggccgaaatagcacttcctatatataattctttacctccggaccattccggaactcctcgtgatgtccgggatctcatccgggactccgaacaactttcgggttaccgcatactaatatctctacaaccctagcgtcaccgaaccttaagtgtgtagaccctacgggttcgggagacatgcagacatgaccgagacgttctccggtcaataaccaacagcgggatctggatacccatgatggctcccacatgttccacgatgatctcatcggatgaaccacgatgtcgaggacttaatcaatcctgtatacaattccctttgtctagcggtattgtacttgcccgagattcgatcgtcggtatccctataccttgttcaatctcgttaccggcaagtctctttactcgtttcgtaacacatcatcccgtgatcaactccttggtcacattgcgcatatgatgatgtcctaccgagtgggcccagagatacctctctgcttacacggagtgacaaatcccagtctcgattcgtgccaacccaacagacactttcagagatacctgtaatgcacctttatagtcacccagttacgttgtgacgtttgatacacccaaagcattcctacggtatccgggagttgcacaatctcatggtctaaggaaatgatatacttgacattagaaaagctaagcatatgaactacacgatctagtgctatgcttaggattgggtcttgtccatcacatcattctcctaatgatgtgatcccgttatcaacgacatccaatgtccatggttcaggaaaccgtaaccatctattgatcaacagctagtcaactagaggctcactagggacatggtgttgtctatgtatccacacatgtatctgagtttcctatcaatacaattatagcatggataataaacgattatcatgaacaaggaaatataataataaccaatttattattgcctctagggcatatttccaacagtctcccacttgcactagagtcaataatctagttcacatcgccatgtaattaacactcacaggtcacatcgccatgtgactaacacccaagagtttactagagtcagtagtctagctcacatcactatgtgattaacactcaatgtgttttaggtttgatcatgttgcttgtgagagaggttttagtcaacgggtccgaacctttcagatccgcgtgtgctttacaaatctctatgtcatctcctagatgtagctaccacgctctatttggagctattccaaataactgttctacttggagctattctaaattgttgctccattatatgcatccggtatctctactcagtgctatccggataggtgttaagcttgcatcgacgtaaccctttacgacgaactcttttaccacctccataatcgagaaaaattccttagtccactagttactaaggataactttgaccgccgtcctgtgatccattcttgaatcactctggtaccccttgactgactcatggcaaggcacacttcaggtgcggtacacagcatagcatactgtagagcctatgtcttaagcataggggacgaccttcgtcctttctctctattctgccgcggtcgagctttaagtcttaacttcataccttacaactcagggaagaactccttctttgactgatccatcttgaacaccttcaagatcacgtcaaggcatgtgctcatttgaaagtactgttaagcgttttgatctatccttatagatcttgatgctcaatgctcaagtagcttaatccaggctttccattgaaaaacactttccaaataaccctatatgctttccagaaattctacgtcatttccgatcaacaacatatattcatcagaaattctatagtgctcccactcacttctttggaaataccagtttctcataaactttgtatacacccaaaatctttgatcatctcatcaaagcatacattccaactccgagatgcttactccagtccttagaaggattgctggagctttgcatacttattagcatcttttaggattgacaaaaccttccggttgtatcacatacaacctttcctcagaAAATAGTCGAGGAAActatgttttgacatcctatctgcaagatttcataaataatgcagtaatcgctaatataattccaacagactcttagcatcgctacgagtgagaaagtctcatcgtagtcaactctttgaacttgtcggaaaacatcttaacgacaagtcgagctttcttaatggtgacatttaccatcattgtccgtcttccctttaaaaatccatctgtactcaacagctttacgaccatcaagtagttcttccaaagtctacactttgttttcatatatggatcctctctcggattatatggcctcgagccatttatcgaaatccgggcccaccatcgcttctccatagctcgtaggttcattgttgtctagcaacatgacttccaagacagggttacgcaccactctgaagtagtacgcatccttgtcatcctacgatgtttggtagtgacttgatctgaagtctcatgatcaaaatcataagcttccacttcaattggtgtaggtgccacaggaacaactctttgtgccctgctatacactagttgaagtaacggttcaataacctcatcaagtctccaccatcctcccactcaattctttcgagagaaacttttcctcgagaaaggacccgattctagaaacaatcctttattgctttcggatctgagacaggaggtatacccaactgttttgggttgtcctatgaagatgcatttatccgctttgggttcgagcttatctacctgaaacttttccatataagcgtcgcagccccaaacctttttaagaaatgacatcttaggtttctctaaaccatagttcatacggtgtcatttcgtggtgccccttttaaagtgaatgtggttgtctctaatgcctaacccataaactattgtggtaatttgataagagacatcatcgtatgcatcatatccaatagggtgcagttatgatgttcggacacaccatcacactatggtgttccaggctgtattagttgtgaaacaatttccacaatgtcttaattctgtgccaaattcgtaattcagatattcatctctatgatcatatcatagatcttttatcctcttgtcacgacgatcttttaacttcaccctgaaattacttgaacctttcaataattcagactcgtgattcatcaagtaaatatactcaacatctactcaaatcatctgtgaagtaagaacataacgatatccactacatgcctcagcactcattggactgcacacatcaaaaatgtattacttccaacaagttgctttcttgttccattttactgaaaacgaggctttcagtcatcttgcccatgtggtatgatttgcatgtctcaagtgattcaaaatcaagtgagtccaaacggtccatttgcatggagtttcttcatgcatatacaccaatagacatggttcgcatgcctcaaacttttcaaaaatgagtgagtccaaagatccatcaacatggagcttcttcatgcattttataccgatatgacttacgtggcagtgccacaggtaggtggtactatcattactatcttttggcatgaacatgtgtatcactacgatcgagattcaataaaccatttattttaggtgcaagaccattgaaggtattattcaaataaacagagtaaccattattctctttaaatgaataaccgtattgcgatagacataatccaatcatgtctatgctcaacgcaaacaccaatctcgatggtagagggagcgtacgatatttgattaaccttggaaatacttccaacacatatcgtcatctcacctttagctagtcttcgtttattccgtagcttttatttcgagttactaacacttagcaactgaaccggtatctaataccctggtgctactaggagtactagtaaagtacacattaacataatgtatatccaatatacttctatcgaccttgccagccttctaatctaccaagtatctagggtaattctgctccagtggctgttcccttcattacagaagcacttagtctcgggtttgggttcaaccttgggtttcttcactagagctgcagctgaattgccgttttatgaagtatccctttgttcccttgcccttcttgaaactagtggtttcaccaaccatcaacaattgatgctccttcttgatttctacttctgtggtgtcaaacatcacgaacatctcaaggatcatcatacatgtccccgatatattatagttcatcacgaagctctagcagcttggtggtaatgacttcggagaaacatcactatctcatctggaagaccaactcccacttgattcaagtgattgttgtactcagacaatccgagcacaagctcaacaattgagcttttctccttagtttgcaggttaagaaaattgtcggaggtcttatacctcttgacgtgggcacgagcctgaaattccaatttcagccctcaaaacatctcatatgtttcgtgacgtttcaaaaacgtctttggtgcctcaactctaaaccgtttaactgaactatcatgtagttatcaaaacgtgtatgtcagatgttcgcaacatccacagacaacgttcgaggttcagcacactgagcggtgcattaaggacataagccttctaagaagcaatgaggacaatcctcagtctacggacctagtccgcataattgctactatcaactttcaactaatttttctc contains:
- the LOC125540309 gene encoding ETO1-like protein 1 produces the protein MRKLFFSELTSCKETKLQSATHSWLPMDKGKLSKFTGHSSSSSSSIESLMKMPEPPVLPHFKPADYVDILAQIHEELEYCPPDEKSCLYLLQFQVFRGLGEAKLSRRSLQAAWEKASTIHEKLIFGAWLKYEKRGEEPISDLLGSCGKCSQEFKLLDFVSQISAESHGISYDDESDEFQGSPVVHFRIRDDMIACDRRKLAALSTPLYAMLNGGFKESHLEVIDMSRNGISPIGMRAISKFSLSGRLPYLSAESILEMLDFANKFCCKGLKDACEQKLASFVSSRQDAIDYMECAIELGCSILAASCLQVLLNELPECLNDEQVVRIFSSANKQQRSTMAGNASFSLYCLLGEVSMSISATSDVTVSFLEKLVDSASDSRQKQLALHQLACVRLLRKDHAEAERLFNAAFTAGHVYSVVGLARLASLRSNKHYSLNLLDSVMSSRWPLGWMYQERALYLDGDSKLENLNKATELDPTLTYPYMFRAASLMKRQSVEAALMEINRILGFKLVLECLELRFCCYLALEDYRAALCDVQAILTLAPDYRMIGGRVAAKQLRTLVMENVEQWTTADCWMQLYDRWSSVDDIGSLSVIYQMLESDAAKGVLYFRQSLLLLRLNCPEAAMRSLQLAREHAASQHERLVYEGWILYDTGHCEEGLQKAEASIAIQRSFEAFFLKAYALADSSLEASTSATVVSLLEDALRCPSDRLRKGQALNNLGSVYVDCGNLDLAAECYINALKIGHTRAHQGLARVHFLRNNRTGAFEEMTKLIEKARSNASAYEKRSEYCDRDLTKADLQMVTKLDPLRVYPYRYRAAVLMDNHKEKDAISELTKAIAFKADLNLLHLRAAFHEHVGDISGALRDCRAALSVDPNHQEMLELHHRVNSQEP